TCGAACGGCGAAGGAATTGATGCACTTTTCCCCGGCCTGCCAACACAGAATGACCGGATGCAGGACGCAAGATGGAACTGACGTTCATTCATCGAAACCGCCCTTGCTTATGCCTTTGAAGAGGAAGCACGGAGATGGCACTCCGGCAAACTCCGCCTCTCGAAGCGGAGCCATGTTCCCAGAGAACATGAGTGACTCCATGCGGCCTCGAGGCGATGACCGCGAGGCTAACGCGCGAGCGAGAGGATCGTTTTCGCGACAGCGGCAACGAAAAGTCTGCGACGTTTCAAGTCTGTCGCTGTACGCTCGAGTCACACCTGAGTTTGTGCCAGACGAGTTCTCGAGTCTCAGCAGCAGCGGGCAGGAGGACGGGGACGAGGAGCTCTCCGACGAATCCCCTCACTGCGGCGACTCCTGCAAAGATGAGCCGTCGGAGAAGGACAGTGACGACGATGTGGACAGCCAAGAGGACTCCGACGCAGAGCAGCCTGCGGGAGGAGGCAGCTGTCCTCACCAGTACTCTTCGCCGAAGTTGCCGAGTTTCCCCAGGACTCTGCGGCGTctgttgcatgcgctcgcgAAGCGTCTCCTCCAGCAGCCGGACCTCCGCGCTTTCACTGAGGACTTGGCTCCACTCTCTACTCTCTCGAAAGACgcgcgcagagacgcgacggACGAGTCACCTGGCCGGAACCTGCCGACTGTCGGCTGTAGCTACATCGAAGCTGTGCGCCTCGTGGCGCTGCTGCTCAAAGACGTCGGGCCAGGCGGCTGCGTATCTCCTCAACTTTTCGAATTGGTGGACGAATGCGTCGCTCGCGCAGGTGCAAGTTGTCTGAAGGCGATTCCCGAGAAGCCGACGCCGCGTCTTCGGAAAGAACGCGCAGGGACGCCGCCCCATGAAAAGCCGCTGCCTGCAGCTGCCGCGAAAGCCGCCGCAGCTGTGCGAAAAATGGAAAACGTCCAGTGGCAACTCTGGCGAGACACAGCCAATTGCACATCCACCATGCGTGGGCAAATTTGCTGTCAGAGCATCGACCGTCTGCTCACGTCTCAGCAGATCCAAGCGGCTGTCTGGGAGGGCAGCAGGTAACCAAAGAGTTGGCGCAGACGCTAGTCGCATCGACACAGCGTGGACGCAGATCTGATGctgcctcgtttttttcaagCTCCGCCTGCGTGACGCATCTTCTTCCCGTGGGGTTTACGCGGAAGTCTCTACAAGCAACGTGTGGTGCGTCTCTGGGCCTTTGGAGCATTTTTTTTCGGGTTTCTGCGCGTATCTGGCCGGAGTCCTTCATTTCActtttccctcttcttgtcAGTCCCCACAACGGACAGCCGGTTCCACAGCGAATCGTGTCCTGCATTTCTTCGTGACTTTTCTAAGTTGTTTCTGGTAAGTATATGCTACGATCGTCCTATGAGTGCTTTgcccttcctcgcttctgcgtttcctgccTCAGCAAAATCGCAGCGTGGAGACTAGGCGCCTCAGACTGCCTAGCTGCGGCCGCTCTCGCCACCGCCAAGGGTCTGCTGTCTTTACAGCTCGCCGTCCGCAGCTTGCAGAAAAACTCGAAACAGCTGCATTCAGATGATGACCTTTCGGAAGACAATGCGGAGACCGGTCGGGAGCGAAACGGCGAGttggcagagagaggaccTGGGCGGCGATCAGATCGACAGGAGGAACACAAACTGTGGGAGAAAGCTCTGGCAAAAGTCCCTCGAGAAATCAGGTGAGGGGGGGGGGCTGCGTTGTTCAAACTCTGATACGTGTGCATGTGAAAGGCAACATTTCAACACTTCTcgatatatacatgtacattttatatatatatatatatgtatatatatatatatgtatatatgcatatatataaatatatatatatgtatatatgcatatatataaatatatatatatgtatatatatatatatatatatgcgtggATGTACTTGTCAGAATCTTTGGCTTCTTTCGCAGGGCAGATGTGCTCCGCTATTTCGTCGGCACCTTCCAAGACGTTTCTCGGGAACAACTCCTTCGTTcccttcgcgtttcttgtctGCTTTCAGGGCCGAGGTGGAATCAGCGCTCCTTTTTTgcctgagaaaaaagaaggtaCAGCAGAACTTGGGCTCGAGGTTTGAAGGCGAGCCTGAAAACAGACAAATGGGTCACAGggggtgtctctctgttcagaGAGTAAACACACATGGAAgtcccttttcttctttttgtctccgtcACATGTTTAGCTTCCTCCGTGCATGCCCGCCCCCGTCTGTCCCTCTTCCTGATGTCAAGGTCCTTAGAAATTGTCTCTAAGGCTACGAAGCGTTTACCTGTCTTTCGCGATGTAGTGACACCTTGTTTGAGGTCGGCGAAAGACTGCCTTTTTACCATTACTTTGGGGGCGAACAACCTTTTTCAGTGATAGAGCTGAaggcttgcatgcgcgcctcGCAGACATTCCACGGTGTCGTCTTTCGTTTCGCCACAGCCGGAGTTTGTCGCCgtgtttttctccactgAAAAAGCTTCTCTTTTGGTTTGTCTTTCGCGCCTGCAGATGCCTCCGATTCTTCTCCTGCAGTTGTTCGTCGCTCTCAATCGACGAAGCAACGTAAATCAAATGGACTCGTGGACTGGGGGTGGAGCACACTGTTTCATTCAGCAGTACACGCCCAAACGCTCACCTTGCACATTTCTTTTATGATCGGGGTGTCATTAATGAAGATAGATAGTCCGAAGTATTCCCTCCAGACTAACGTTAGGAGAGACTGTCAAAGTGAACATGACTTTGTTAACCCCAACATAGCTTgggacagagaagcgacCCAATCCTCCGAACAATGCCAGCTTGAAAAGTATAAGAATCATTGCCTAAACCATATGAGTGGAAAGATGGAAACTGGAGCAAGAGATTGTCCCTCGCGCCAAACTCAGACAAAAACGCAATTGCCGTCAGTCTAACCAAATACTAAATGATACCTGGCGCCTTTTATACCCCGAGTTATATTCATAAGGGTTAGATGTTCAAGTAGTTGCATGCATTCAGAGTTTTTTCTCCAATACGTTATACCGTGAACTAAAAGAAGTTCCATAGAAGAAACGTGGGTAGGATTCAGAGCGTCGTGAGACAGACTCAGAGAAACAATTACATATAACTTGATCTCTCAGCTCTTTTGCCGCAGCTTTTGGTGGGGTGAAGTGGAAGATAGACGTTGAAGAATTGACTGTACAAAAAGGTGATCATTTgcgccttcctttttcgtgtctctgctcaGCTGTCTTCATGTCTTGCTCTCGCTTCCAATTTTTGTCGGCTGTATCCCTACGCGCCGTTCTTTCGCGACGTCCACGTCGAGCTCCTCCTGCTTAAGGTAGGATTTTTCATACGAATCCTGAGAGGCAAAAGGtaggaaaacgaaagaagatTCGAAGAGACGGATGTGCCAGCaggaacgaaggaaagcTGCGAGCCCCGAGGTTTTCAATTTTCTACGAGTTCTCTCGCATGCACAGGCAGCCGCGTATCTGGGGGGGTTTGTGCACCGGAAGccccgtcgccttctcttcatctgtttctcatctgtttctcgtctgtgcctttatctcctttttcgtttgcttcaTTATTTAACGTAAAGTGACGGAAAAATAGAGAAATCTTCTTGGTTTTTGCCGAAACTCGAGTCTCTGCCCACGTGTGTCGAAGCCCCCAGAACTCTGAACAGGAGAGAATCGCTGAAGACAAATAGCTGGTTCTAAAAAGGCAGCTGAACCTGGGGAGGATAAGGAAATGACAATTACATCGCGTATGCTATAGAGGGGCTCCAATTCTGTCTTTTTATCGACAGTGATATTCTTGTCTCTCAGGGAagttctcttgttttccgACGCATACAGCTGGCCCCTGTCTCTTTAATATTGCTCTGTCTTGACAAGTTTTTAATGTATTTGCTAAGCGTATTTATAGCTCGGTAGAGGCATGCTTGTTCATAAAAATACACATTTGAGAAATTGCAAGGACCTCGTGGAGGCCGCAGCTGAGGAATGAAAGGAATGCTTCACCAGATGTCGTGGGCGTGAGCAGACAGATCATGCTTTTTACTCTCAGCTCGTTTTTTCTACGCTCGTTTCCTGCAACCGCCGTGCAAATATCCAAAGAAGAGTTCTCGGCGCAAACAGCACAAGAACAAATATTGTCCACTGGTGCATGTAAGGTGATCCTCGACTATCTGTTGTAGAGTCGGACATCGCGGCTTCGTCCCTGTGGGCCTCTTTCGAACTTGCACTTCTGTATACGAATTTTTTACAGCAATCAAGGATCATAACATACATTCAAAACAAGAAATAAAGAAGTAAATGATAGAACAGCAAAAAGCTCCCATTGGGGGTGAATATGTGAGATGTGTAGTCACACGCACATGTTCCAGAGGTCCGGTGGTTTCGTCGACATTTGAATTCCACGTCCTTCCAAAAGACTGCAGCTCTCGTCGACTTTCTTATTCGGTGCTTGCAGCTCGGAAGCAATGAGAAACGCAAGGAAGACAACAGAGAGCAAGACACTGCGCAGGGTCAGGGTGATCGACTCGACACTGTTTTCTCCTGCCTTTTTCGGCTTATTGACGAAGAACAAACGGAGTTCCAACGCACGCGAAAAGTGTTGGTAAGTCAGAGCGATCCGGCTGTCGACACAATCAAGAGCCCGGTCAGGTGTGCATCCCTGAGAACGAGGGGTTGCAACCTTTCCATCGATGCACATTGTAAAAGAGTAGTCCGAActcgcgagaaaagcgaagaacgacTCCTCGCTCAGCTGTGCTTACTCTCAATACGCCGCCACGAATCACTGTCTTGTCTGGGTAGGTTTTACTCCTAGAAGTGAGGCAAGAGGAAGCCGTGATTTTCAAGCATATCTTGGACGTCCCTACGCGTAAAGTCCTTGTTTGTCAGGACCCGCACAAGTGATACCGGATCCAAGATATAAACCATCAGTTCTTATCGAAGGCATTTGCATGCCTTGTGTGATGTTTCATGCTAGAGTTAAATCAAAACGGGAAACATGCGACTGACGTTTGCGTTTAAACCGTTTCGGCTAACTCCGTGCCGGCAGACCGATTCGTGTATTCCGAATATGAACTAGCATCGGGATGGAGACGCCTCAAGTGGATCTCAGGATATTCCTGGCGTTGGAAAGCTGATACTGAGGCGGTGAAACAGTCGTCAACGTCATGCTGGGAGTTGTAATTTCTGAAGACACATGAGACacagcagacttgtgattATGGTGGCTCTCTGAGTCTGCGAAGGAACGACATGCGGCTGTTGGCGTGACTTCTTTGGCAAGGTCTCTCCGTTGGATTTCGTGTGTCACTACAGAGCACAGCTAGCAGGCAGTTCGTCAAAGTGCACTGGTGAGTCGTTCGCGTTGAAATTCCCGACCAACTGAAAATCCGGAGTTGGTCCTCATCGCGTCTGTTTACCCATGCAGGTTTTCGGAGATAGTAGCCACTTATAATCCAGTTATCATATGTTAACTTTAGTACATGGTCGGGAGCTGTGAGCTCTGCGTTCTTGACACCGGCACTGTGTGGAGAATAGAgtaccttcttcttctctttagCCAAGAGGGTTTCAGAATTCGAGGAAACTTGTTGCGCGCTATGAACGGAAAAGCAGCTTCGGAAAACAGTTTCTGTTGACCTTAGAAATATATCTGTTGGACAGGTGACGAGTCGCGGACGCTTTCGAATGCTCTCTTTGCCGTTTTGAGGGGCAGTTGACACGTTCACCTGGGAACTGCGTAGGTTTTCAGATTCGCGTATTTTGTTTTGGCTAGTTATTTAGGTAAGTCTTCTCTTGGCACGCAAATAGTTCCGTTATCTGCGCTTTCTCCGGCGATTCAGTGTCTGGAGAAACGTTCGTTCAACAGGTCGGAAGGTATCTCTGCTCTTGCCGGGGATTTCCGTCTGGTTTCCGGTAAATCCTTTTGAACGTCCTCTTGGGTTTCACTTTTGTTCGCTGCCACACCCGGCTTTCGACagcggcggcgaagaagcacTCCAGCGACTAAGTGAATTCTGGGACTGCCTCAAGAAACGCGACCGCCTGGACTGTCTTTTGTTGGCGTTGGTAAGTCTGCGGACGGGAAGATATGGAAGCTTCCCTCAGGGATAAAGTAGGAGTAGTTCAAGGTGTTGGCTGCGTTTTTTCATTCTAGACGCCAGAACGGATGGTACAGATATGTGCATCTACGTGCATACTGGATTCTATACTTTCGGCGTTACTTTTCCGCCTAGAGAACTGTTTAGTTTCAAACACACTTCCCGTCTCGGAGAACCTAGGACAAAGGTCGACTTCATTGCTAGAGCTATACAGAGGACATTTTGTCGCAACCAGACACTTGCACCGGAAGTCAGACTGTTTTTTCCCTCTTGGTTCACGCGCTGTATTTGGATGGAATGACCGACAGCCAGGCGATCAACATCTGGACATTCGAATGCTTGGTGATGCCCTCGACCAGGGAGACTCTCAAACACACACTCAGTGGAATTCCCACATAGTCGGGCCGTCGTCCCGGAGCAAAAGGGGACTAAGATGCGCCCATACTCTTCCTTGATTCTCCAGCAGCAAGTTCCACGGAGACATATCTGCTTTGCACCTCCCTATGGGTGCGAGTTTCTCCAGAAGCCGCGGGTATCGGGTTTCGCCCGCTTTTTCAGAGCTGTCTGGGTTTCGATTTTTGATGGTttttttgtgcatgcattggAAAAAAGCCCCCAGGTGACAATGGGGCTTTTGTGTCTTCGAtatcgagagacagagcgttCCATCGACTATAAATACTTTATAAAGGTGGTGGCGTATCTAGGGTCTCCCTCAGAGTTTCTGCACAGCTTCGACGTTTCGGTCGACCGCAAGAGACAGCGTCTTGTCTGCGGCATTTCGGTTGATGTGTTGCAGGGGGAGCTGCACGGTTCAAGTTCGTCCAAACTAGATGATTATTAGTGTCGTCTGGCTTCCAGATTCCTGCATGTTTGTGCCGTTTCATGGTGGTTTTGTCGGCCTTGCGTCAGGGAAGCGTTGCGTGTGTACTGCACTTGTGATTCAAGCAAGGACGGTGGAAAGCAGCGACACTGTCTTTGGAAACGCAGTTTTTTGTCAGAGATTGTGCTTGGATTGCATGCAGGAGGTCCGCCCGGCGTGCGCCTCGACTTGGTGGCGACTGGCGAATTTTTTGACTTCTGACAGGGAACCGCGGGAGCTTTTGAAAATGCGGTGCAGGCTTCAGGCGTTGTCTGGCGCGGGAAGAACCTCAGAAATCTCGAAAAAGAACGCAGCCGAACAGAGGACCCGAATGGCGCGCTTCACCAGAAGATTCTTTGTATATGACAGTGAGTCCCCGTTCGCTTCTCAGATCGGAAGAACTATCGTATACACTCGTAGCATGCACGTGTGCACAATGTGGATCGAAGAAGCAACGACGGGCGAAAAAAGGCAAAGGCAGTCTGGTGTTTTTTGCGGAGCCGTAACGCTCCCCATTTCATGTGTGTTTTTGCACGAAAATCGTCCACGTTGACTCATTAGTCGCTTGTTCTTGAACGCGATTCGTTTAGAGCGATAGTTAACCGTCAGATGCAAGACTTGGGCTGGGTTGAGGAAGTTGTATGCCAGTGAAATATCAAAAACGATCAAACGTATTCGATTAGCGTATTGGCAGAGAAGAGTAAGCTGCATTACGCTTGAACGTCACACTGCATTCGTTTGAATGTTAACTTGCTACAGAACACGGAAGCACGTACACCGATATTCTTGTACGGAAAACTGCGCTGTTTCTTGTAGGCTGCAGTCTGACTGCCGTCCCGGAAACCGGGCGCGTGGCTTTGTTCTTCTGTGCACCCTTTTTCTTGGACTATCTTCAGTTGCTGCTCGAGTTCGCGAGTCTCCTCGGAGCGGCGTTTCCGCAAACTCGGCCGCAGCTGCTGACATCGGTTGGCAAGCGGCTTTTGCAGGAAAGTCGGGGAAGCGACCCCCAcggtttcttttcttcagagagGTCGAAAAGCACAACACGCACGGTTTCCTCCACGCTTCTACGGGGTGGGCTTCTGGTCTCTCTCGGAGACTGTCAGTGTTTAAAATGGGACAGTGAATCTTGTGAATCAGTCCTTCGCGCCTTCGAGATATCGACTGTCGTGAAGACTAGAGCGCGTCAGGCGGTCTGTGGCTTTGCAGATGCAGTGCTCTGTTTCTACAGGGTACCGCCACACAAAGTTTTCGATTTCAAGGTGCTCACCCAACTCGCGGTTGAAAGTGTGAACACTTGAAAGGTAGCAATCGGTAAAATGTCACCTTTTGGACACGTTTTGCAGGACAACTAAGGCGATTAGAAAACCGTCCAAAATGTGTGACTAGCGGTTGCAGATTTCACCTACATGTTCGGCAACCACCGCACGACTCTGGAGCAAATGAGTCGCATGCCTCGGAGCTTCGGTACACCAGAGGACCTTCGCGTGGTTGTGCGGGAGAGGGGTCCATGTTCGGATCCCGGACTTTCATTTTGACCACGAGTAGAgccgaaaaggaaaagaactGGACAGAGcgagggaaaaaagaaaacgaacgggACAGAGACTCACAGTGAGACAGccgagacagggaaagaaTGCAGAATGGTTCCACAAGGACAGGGGACGGTCGGCAAAGACCACCGCCGCGTTAGTCGCAGTTCCAGGACCCGTTTTTTGGACACGCATCAGCTATCAGCCGCAGTCTGAATGTCCGGAGTGCTTTCAGAAGgcaaaaaaacaaacgagCATGTGTTCTGGTTTCCGAGTTGGTCTACATGTCGAGAAGCCATAGTAACACCACGGCACGAGAACTGATTATGACACACAGAGCCCTTAACCCTTGAAATCGTTCGGTCGCCCGAAGCGTTTCAGCCTTTTCCATCTCACTCGCGAAAGACTAGAGGTCTTCGCACATTCAAAACTTCCACTGAAGTACACATTACCAGCTTCCTTATTCGTCTACTTCGTTCTTACTGCAGCTTATCCCTCATAACTACGTCgcacagaggcagacgaaacgcgaaTATCAGCCTCTGCTCATGCTTTTTTTCCACGGACGATAGCTAGAATACAGTGTTAGCTACACCGAAAAACACCCCCCCAGGAAATGTCTGACCCTTCAGGCTTATCAGATTTCAAACGCTCTTGGATTCAGAGGCAGCCCTCTCGCGTCTACCTTCTTCTGTCCACCCCCTCTCGAGGTCGCTGACTGGGGTTCGAGGAAGCCGTGGCCGGAGCGCCCTGCCCGTTCTGAGGCGCGGCTCCGCCAGAGTCGCCTCCCATGAGACTTGCCATGACGAGAACACACAAAATCAGCCACCAGTTCCGTCTCCAGAACGACGGCTGTTCatcctccttctcgccttggCCTCCTTGGATCGGAGCGCCCGCGGCGCCGGCCCGGTGCTGGCTCTCGCCGGGAAAGTAGACGGGGACGATGAGCGCCTCTTTGCCAGCTTTTGCCGGCGGCAAAACCACTTGCAGCGCAGGCGCTCTACCGGTAGACAGCTCCCTGTTCTGCCCCGCTGCAGTCGGAGTCACCTCCGGACACGTGAGCACGATGCGGTCGGAAACCGCCTTCTCGTCGGAGCCTCGATCTACACTCCGGGCAGGTTCACTTGTCGCAGATACCTGGTCGCTCGTGCTTTCTGGGAGGCGTCGAatcgaagcagagaagggaacgagggaaggcgagacgtggagagaaagcaggaacGGGGTCTCAGTGCGACAGACTGCTGACGGCGACCCGGGCCTGTCAGCGTTCACTAGGAAGGAAACAGGGGCGGATACTTCGAGAGCTGGAATGAgcctattttgttggtttttttcttcctgcgtcACGACGGGTTCCAGCCGTAGAGACAGCAAAGGAAACATGTTCCAGGGCAGCGTTTCTGTCCCGCCACTCTGCTGCTCGCGGGTAGCCGCCTCCAAAGCCGACGAAAGCACGCTGCCGGAAAAGGAAATCCAGTTCGCTCGAACCGCGCGTGTCGGACCTTCAGCAAATGCTGGTGCAGAAGCGCTGCCAGAGAAATGGCTCTTCGCGTTCAGTGCTGGGGACTCCGCTGGACGGCTGTATTCCCGGATCGCGAGGCGTCCCAGCGGCTTCCCCTCGAGTTGTGTGCCGGCCCCTAGCCccgagagaacggagagctTTACATCATATACGAGGGCAGATGATGCCGAACAGCACAGGAAAACGTAAACGCCAAGGGTGGcccagaggaagaagaacctCACACAGTCATGGGCTGCATGCCCGCGTAGAGAGAATGGAGCGGACACCATCCTGGCGCTGCTGCCTGCGAGAGGAAGGTCACACCTTCCTCGACAGGGGAATTGCGCTCTCTCGCTGGAagggaacagaaaaaaggaggaagacaccTTGAGATACCCTGAATGAGGAGCCTCAGCCAAAACCTGATGCGGCGTGGAGTGCAGGCGCCGCTGGCAAGGACGCTGGGGTAACACACGCTACAAGCTCGTTCGCTGCACACCAGCTTTCAGGGAGCCCCACAAGTGCCATGGACGAAACACAAAACCGATAGTTGAGATTTTTCCCTCGTGTGGTAACTTTAAAGTGTCCATGAGGCGCCAGCATTCTTAATCGCGTGATTTGCGACCGCATGCACAGAGGTAGCGACTCAGACAGGGGGTAGCGGTTGGCACTGAGCGGCCACAGAAGTGTACACACCGTTTAGTTAGAGTCCGCTGACCCCTTCACAATTGAAGATGTTCTGCTGTGGATAGAAGAGGACAAGAATAACAAGGCTGATGTTGAAGAGGATCTTCTTCACTCGTGAATTGATAACTGTGTGGATGCTTTGCAGCCTACTAGCTGCAAGCTTGCCGCGCTGGCCTTATTGGtgacgcagacgaaaagcGGGCCCATGTCTGCACAGGCGTCCTGTCGAGATCTCAGGAGGAAGTAGTCGCGCTCTGTTAATGGTTCGCCTTGAGTCGGTCGATGGACACGAGGAACGATTGTTCAGTTGTATCAAAGCATGCATCCTCTCTTTAACCGCGTTGCGTCATATTCCTGTGTACGTGTGGCGTTTTCCGTCGGATGACCAGAACAATCCGGATTGTAGACGAGACCTGCTACGTGTGGGGCAAAGTGGCGTCTTATCGGAACTGAAAATGGCTAACCCTCGAGTTTTCTTCGATATAGCCATTGGCGGAAGGCCAGCTGGTCGCGTCGAATTTGAGCTGTTCAAGTCTATTGTTCCCCGGACAGTAGAGAACTTCAGGGCTCTGTGCACCGGTGAAAAGGGCGTGGGTGTTTCGGGTAAGCCGTTGTGCTACAAGAACTCTACTTTCCACCGGATCATTCCTTCCTTCATGTGCCAAGGAGGAGACTTCACAAGATTCAATGGAACTGGAGGAGAAAGCATCTACGGCCGGACTTTCGCTGATGAGAACTTCAAGCTGAAGCACACGGAGCCTTTCTTGCTGTCTATGGCGAACGCCGGCCCGAACACAAACGGATCCCAATTTTTCATTACGACAGTCCCATGCCCGTGGCTCGACGGGAAGCATACCGTTTTTGGCAAGGTCACTAGCGGGCAAAATGTGATTAAGATGATGGAGAGTCAAGGAACACAGTCCGGCAGCGTGAAGCAGACTGTGGTCATCACAGACTGCGGAGAGACCAAATAGGTATTGGGAAAGCGAGCAACTGCAGCAAAGAAAGTGCCTTCTCTCGTGAACTGCACAGAGGAATTGTAGGTGTGAGAAGGTGAATACTCTAATGTTATGAGTGGTCCCTTAAACCACTGGTTACGCCGTCGTGAGCAAGTCTACCTCATTAAAAATTTGTTTTCTGTGGGTCCTGCTGCTGGGGAGAGGGAGTGTGGCATGCAAGCGGCTGATGCGATGGCATTAACGTGCTTACATAAAGAACATTGGCTTAACTTCTGTCTGAAGACCTATTTGTTGTACCAGCAAATACCAGGACGAGCGCCTTGCGGCGCGCCGACAGGTGCAATTTCCCTTAAGTTTTTTTTTGCGAGGGAAGATTTGCTCTATAACGTTCGACGTAGCTGAGGCAAAGCGCTCCGGCTAGTAGTTGCTTCGTTGGAGCCGTCCTTAGTACTTCACAGTTTATGTTTTGCCTTCTCAGTTCACTGATTTGCAAACAGGTATTTGTCGGCGCGCGTATTCTCGTTTCCTCATAGATATACTCATGGCCCTCTTATATCTGAGTATCGTGTGTCACATACAACGTACAAGTTCTTTGTACAGTAACGTTTGCTGCTCCGAATCCGTTCTATTAGACGCATGTTGAGAGCGAAGAGCTACTCTCAATGGCGATCGACCAACACGTAAAATTTTCTTTACGCGTATAACGTAGCGGACGGACACGGTCCCTGGATACAAATTTCTCCGCAGTTTGCTTCGAATCGATTTCGACCCTGTTCTTCGCTATTACTCCAGGTGGACAGAAGTACAGCACTCCTCGGTTGTCTACAGCAATACAACGCTAACGGTTTTGCCCCGCCCCTGTGTTACACATACGTCATCCTATAGAATGGCAGCCCTCGCGCTAACAGAGTACCTGTGCAGGCAAGTAGTCGTTTGAGCCATGCTGTCTTGGCCTTGGCGGGAAATCGCTTACCAGTTGTTTCAAGCCATTGGGCCCCTACAAAGAGCTAATGGGACAGTTTTGAAGGATAGGAATTAGGCATTAGTTTTACCGTAGCGATCCATTCGGGACCTCAGTTCCTCCACCGACAGGGATGAGTAACCGCTCTGTATGAAGAATTCAGCCTGTTCCTTTCTGCGATCACTCGTCGCACTGAGGTGGCTAAACAATGCCTGCGTCACTCGAGTTTTCGGAGGTAGCAGTGGGGCAACGCCGGACAGTTCACATTCCTGTGTGGAGGCAATCTCCTGAGGAAAACAGGAATTGTGACTTGGCTGACAGTGACTCAAGTAACATACTCGCTTACGATAAATGCTTTCGGATCACTCCTCCCATTCAGAACGTCAAGGTAAACCTTCTTGGAGTTTGGATTAGTTTTGTCCCAAGCGACATTCAGGAACGCCTTCATAGTAACGAGCGGTAGTTCTGCTCCCGATAGTGCTGGCTGGTGGTCACTTCTGCTC
This Toxoplasma gondii ME49 chromosome VIII, whole genome shotgun sequence DNA region includes the following protein-coding sequences:
- a CDS encoding hypothetical protein (encoded by transcript TGME49_230500) — protein: MHFSPACQHRMTGCRTQDGTDVHSSKPPLLMPLKRKHGDGTPANSASRSGAMFPENMSDSMRPRGDDREANARARGSFSRQRQRKVCDVSSLSLYARVTPEFVPDEFSSLSSSGQEDGDEELSDESPHCGDSCKDEPSEKDSDDDVDSQEDSDAEQPAGGGSCPHQYSSPKLPSFPRTLRRLLHALAKRLLQQPDLRAFTEDLAPLSTLSKDARRDATDESPGRNLPTVGCSYIEAVRLVALLLKDVGPGGCVSPQLFELVDECVARAGASCLKAIPEKPTPRLRKERAGTPPHEKPLPAAAAKAAAAVRKMENVQWQLWRDTANCTSTMRGQICCQSIDRLLTSQQIQAAVWEGSSKIAAWRLGASDCLAAAALATAKGLLSLQLAVRSLQKNSKQLHSDDDLSEDNAETGRERNGELAERGPGRRSDRQEEHKLWEKALAKVPREIRAEVESALLFCLRKKKMPPILLLQLFVALNRRSNLSSCLALASNFCRLYPYAPFFRDVHVELLLLKLGSNEKRKEDNREQDTAQGQGDRLDTVFSCLFRLIDEEQTEFQRTRKVLSTASRQFVKVHCGGEEALQRLSEFWDCLKKRDRLDCLLLALEVRPACASTWWRLANFLTSDREPRELLKMRCRLQALSGAGRTSEISKKNAAEQRTRMARFTRRFFVYDSCSLTAVPETGRVALFFCAPFFLDYLQLLLEFASLLGAAFPQTRPQLLTSVGKRLLQESRGSDPHGFFSSERSKSTTRTVSSTLLRGGLLVSLGDCQCLKWDSESCESVLRAFEISTVVKTRARQAVCGFADAVLCFYRVPPHKVFDFKVLTQLAVESVNT
- a CDS encoding hypothetical protein (encoded by transcript TGME49_230510~Signal peptide predicted by SignalP 2.0 HMM (probability 0.927) with cleavage site probability 0.562 at residue 39~Predicted trans-membrane domain (TMHMM2.0):19-42), translating into MVSAPFSLRGHAAHDCVRFFFLWATLGVYVFLCCSASSALVYDVKLSVLSGLGAGTQLEGKPLGRLAIREYSRPAESPALNAKSHFSGSASAPAFAEGPTRAVRANWISFSGSVLSSALEAATREQQSGGTETLPWNMFPLLSLRLEPVVTQEEKNQQNRLIPALEVSAPVSFLVNADRPGSPSAVCRTETPFLLSLHVSPSLVPFSASIRRLPESTSDQVSATSEPARSVDRGSDEKAVSDRIVLTCPEVTPTAAGQNRELSTGRAPALQVVLPPAKAGKEALIVPVYFPGESQHRAGAAGAPIQGGQGEKEDEQPSFWRRNWWLILCVLVMASLMGGDSGGAAPQNGQGAPATASSNPSQRPREGVDRRR
- a CDS encoding cyclophilin 1, putative (encoded by transcript TGME49_230520), yielding MVRLESVDGHEERLFSCIKACILSLTALRHIPVYVWRFPSDDQNNPDCRRDLLRVGQSGVLSELKMANPRVFFDIAIGGRPAGRVEFELFKSIVPRTVENFRALCTGEKGVGVSGKPLCYKNSTFHRIIPSFMCQGGDFTRFNGTGGESIYGRTFADENFKLKHTEPFLLSMANAGPNTNGSQFFITTVPCPWLDGKHTVFGKVTSGQNVIKMMESQGTQSGSVKQTVVITDCGETK